From a region of the Trichoderma atroviride chromosome 6, complete sequence genome:
- a CDS encoding uncharacterized protein (EggNog:ENOG41), translating into MGWFDDSSDQAQAYEEVTQRPHEAKWSHELIGGAAAYEAAKAYEDHVAQNGHPDEHAQAKEILAGAIGFFVDREVETKGLDFIDREKAKRHAQQQAEEQLNNQYGDRW; encoded by the exons ATGGGTTGGTTCGACG ATAGCTCTGATCAGGCTCAGGCCTACGAGGAGGTCACTCAGCGACCTCACGAAGCCAAGTGGTCTCACGAGCTCATcggcggcgctgccgcttacgaggctgccaaggcctaCGAGGATCACGTTGCCCAGAATG GCCACCCTGACGAGCACgcccaggccaaggagatcCTCGCCGGtgccattggcttcttcgtcgaccGTGAGGTTGAGACCAAGGGTCTCGACTTCATTGACCGCGAGAAGGCCAAGCGTcacgctcagcagcaggctgaggAGCAGCTCAACAACCAGTACGGAGACCGATGGTAA